The sequence aacaaatatgAATTCAGCTAGATAACTGTCGGATCTGTATCCGAATATTTATTCTATTTgtaattatatttaatttagtaTAGCACCCATAAACttttaaggaaaagaaataaccACACTAATATGATACTAGCTTGATTTATCTTTCATTTTGTAATATCTTTGATTATGCAGtcctaaaatttaattatccaatttatatttatacttTCATTATTCAATTTGTATCTGCATCATAATTGTAATCGTTAAACAggacaaatatggatatatatatatatatatattggtattCGATCCAATTTTATTTCTAAGATCTTGAGTATTGATGGTTGATATCTTTCTCTATGCTAAACTTTCTGAGTTGATTTAGGTGTTATTTCTCTTATGCTtcttaaaagagagagagaaaattagTAAATAGGAGCTtttgaaaatattgaaataatgtTCATAGTTTGTTGACTAGAAGGGGTTGATCCCCACCTTCTATGCATATCCACCTCACTTCATATAGAGTTGATGGGAGGGCTAGCACATCCTAGAATGGAACCTCTATCCTCTTGCTCAAGGAGCAAGAGATAATTATACCATTCTAGCAAGCATCTAGTGGTCATTTATGCTGAATTGTTGATCCTGTCAATGAACgtatgagttcaaatgatgAAGTGTCATCCCACTACCTCGCAGCTGCTATGGTACTTCTAtcctatatattattatatcatgCGAGGTCCTTTATTACTGTGAAGAAGCTTGCTCCAGATAACACGTCTTTGTGTCCGTAATTTGACTTGTGAAGGTTCTTTGCTGGCACACGGTAACTTTTAACTCTACTAAATCTAATATTTAAATTCTCCTTCCCTCTCGATGGCTCCATGCATTAGTCCATTATTACATGTTTATCTTCCTCATGGAAAGGTGAATTAGAGGCAAAATACATGCATATAGCTAGATTGCATGCAGTGCTATGCTTAGATGACATTATATAACAATAAGTACCATAAATTATTATTACGAAAccaaaagaatataaaatatatttgcaTGCGCTGTGATTTTACTTTTTAGATTTTGTATGCGTGTCTGCCCATAGgtacatacatacatccatACATATTTCAGGTCATGAATGATTATGTGGGGGAGTCATGAGGAACAAGCAGGATGGTCCCTTTTTTCGGACATGGATATGGGCAGTCCATGCTGATTCAGTAGGAACATGAAAGATTAAatcgaagagagaagagagaagagagagaggaataaaGAAGATATTTTTCCAAAGCTCCTTAACAGTCCAAGGTTTCTCCTACATCGCTAAAACCCAAGGAAAAACATAACATCCAGATGAGTTGCCGTATTGCCCGTGCTTCCTCATGTGTTCAAACCTCACTGTAGAAGATCCTGCCGTTCCTTTCGAGCTACAAGGAGATGAATATATTAGCCTCTTTTTTGCTAGGACAAGATGATATCGTCATATGTTTTCTTATGCATATAGGTCAAACAAACATGCTCCACATTTTTCATCCTTTGCCGTCAACTTTTATATCACTCTGTATTCAACCATCAAGTTTCGTTTACATATTCTATTCTTTTTCACACAATATTCTTCCTTCTTGATCAATTGCAGGAATATAAACCGAGACGATCAAGCATAGGCTTTGATCCAGTGCTACTTCCGTCCCAAACTCCTTTAATTTCAGATCatacaaaaaagaagaaaagaaaagcaaatggATATGGTTAGGAGAAACTACTTGCTCTACTTGGCTGCGTTGAAGCTACTGCTCAATCATATGCGTTCTTTCATGCTAGATCATTTGCATGAGAACTACAGGCAAGAGGGTGAAGCCTTAAACCAGCGGGCAGTCGAAGTAATAAGATACTTGGGGTTGGTTGGGCGCCATGCCCTCACATTTCCCCACAGTGGAAACCATGAACTGCCTGAGTGGCTCGACCAGAGATACAGAATGGTCATTGCCGACATCGACGGGTGTATTGCTCAGAGCAAGTTCGAGTGGATGTTGGAGTTCGGATTCCTCCGACGGGTTCAGGTCACGGCCGCCGAAGCGAGCTCCGCCGAAACCTGCAGCATCTGTCTCGAGAGCTTTCAAGCGGGCAGTGTGATCGGTATTCCGCAATGTGGCCACCGCTACCACTGGGATTGCATCACTCAGTGGTATGATAGAGCAAATACATGCCCGCTCTGCCGGCGCTACGTGCTGGAGAACGCCGACGTACGTCGAGTCTGACTCTGATAGCAGCGATCGAGGAGCACCCTGAGGGAGGTTGACGACTGTGGCCTGTGTTTTGAAACTTTGATGTCAAGGTTCTTATGTTCTAATGTTATAGTAGTTCTTCATATGCATCAATGTGGAACCTGATGACAATTAAGTAATGTAATAACAACCATATGATGTTGCTTTTTGAACTGTTAATTTGCATAGGCCCAACGCAGTGATGAGCTTTCGTTTTTGAGTTGTTATAGTTGCTCTGCATAAAAtactacaaaaaaaagaagcaaagccgacgctagggaaaagcgtcggcaaatttgtCGCCCGTGCCaaattttgccgacgcttctaaTGAGCGTCGGCAATTTAAAAGAatcaacgacgcttaaaagcgtcgtcataGTCCTCAATTGAAAACGACGCTGGGAAGCGTGGGAACTGGACCTAGAACGACGCTTTTACACGTCATTGTTTTTTCCGACCTACAACAACGGTTATAAACGTCGGGCTAACACGACGCGTATAAGCGTTGATCTTAGACGATACGTATAAGTGTCGTCGAAGCTGAGCACACCTCTTAACCTAGCGCCTGACCTCGATCAAGCCCTCATCTGCCCTTATTTCTCCTCTCGGCGCTGCTCTAGCTTCCGTCTTGCTCCTCTCGGGCACTGCCCTATccccccatcttcttcctctccaatGCCGGCTGTCCGACTCCAAcctgtatgttaatttgcttactacTATAATTTTACTTTTGAGGTTTAATATTATCATAACATTCTGTATCTTATTGTAGGGTAAGTTTATACTCCCTctagagagccatgattgggtgctaaagtccctcaaccgcaaatggaaagaatataaagcaaaattgaagacggacttcaagcgcgagggtatgacagaggaggaggttgctcgtgtttctcctcctgatgtataccctcagtAGTGGAaggagcttgttcactactggttttctgaaagaggATATGTCACGTATATTATttcaatatcttatattatctttattattaatatggattgcaaatatatacattgaatcatattatactgtgtacttttattttggcagacatattttaatattggtagagctgcacgagcatctcaagcagttcctcatacttcaggctcgaagagttatgcgagacgtaaaaatgaattcgtaagttcttttgaaactatttgaaactctactaacatatagcacgtattatgatatataatttgccaatatactttccatatgtgtagatagtagagcatgaAAGGGAGCCTagtgaggtagagttttataagatgactcacacccaccgagatgacagctttgtccgggacgagtcgagagatattgttgtatgtattcattttttatttgttcaattttttttattaattttacttcttttaaaatattaatgtgacttttttttgagagagagatatAAGAAAGAGCTACAACTCTTATTTCATAGCGCGTCggagagtcatcatcatccgatgcggccagtcgcgtcgaggctcaggtctatgccgaattgatgggcccagaacgttatggtcgagtgaggagTTATGGtgtcggagttacccccactcagttgtctacagtgagccgatatacccaagatgccagataaggtagtagcactgcagaggtttgtagtttgaagatAGAGATGGCACAaataaagcagtcatatgagacaaggatagggagatgaggcagagtcataaGACCGATATGGaggagttgaagcagagccaagagttgaagatataatctttgcaggatcagcttgaccatattttatcttttttgcagagatttgctcctccaGTAAATAACTAAATCTATACGAATGTTTTACGTAATTATAATatattcttgtatgagcgtgataACTTTTATATTCTTAgcttctaaagtatttttttcttcttgtaggTTGCTaatacttcatctactcgtagagatgatgatgccatcgacccttgatacatcgtagattgtttacttaggaatttgaGATATATGTTTTTAGTgtgtttttgaagtacaatgtaatcaaatgaTAATATGaacattttcaataaaaagTTTTTGTTTGTCACGTGCATTTTGATATCTATGTGATTTAGTGTATTTGTTTTATTGGAATCTAATGTATACAGTATAAAAAAGTGCTTt is a genomic window of Phoenix dactylifera cultivar Barhee BC4 chromosome 4, palm_55x_up_171113_PBpolish2nd_filt_p, whole genome shotgun sequence containing:
- the LOC103717452 gene encoding E3 ubiquitin-protein ligase RNF43-like; protein product: MDMVRRNYLLYLAALKLLLNHMRSFMLDHLHENYRQEGEALNQRAVEVIRYLGLVGRHALTFPHSGNHELPEWLDQRYRMVIADIDGCIAQSKFEWMLEFGFLRRVQVTAAEASSAETCSICLESFQAGSVIGIPQCGHRYHWDCITQWYDRANTCPLCRRYVLENADVRRV